From a region of the Streptomyces sp. NBC_01454 genome:
- a CDS encoding antibiotic biosynthesis monooxygenase family protein: MGGAAQPFRVMLRMQIKPGREQDFEKVWRDVGASVTSHPANLGQWLSRSLDEEGVYYIVSDWVDEPRFREFETSRRHLDHRRHLHPYRSDGSMTTMTVVAHLTADPDASAGHRDWEAAG; encoded by the coding sequence ATGGGCGGGGCGGCGCAGCCGTTCCGGGTGATGCTGCGGATGCAGATCAAGCCGGGCAGGGAGCAGGACTTCGAGAAGGTCTGGCGGGACGTCGGTGCGTCGGTCACCTCCCACCCCGCCAACCTGGGGCAGTGGCTCTCCCGCAGCCTCGACGAGGAGGGCGTCTACTACATCGTCAGCGACTGGGTGGACGAGCCCCGCTTCCGGGAGTTCGAGACCAGCCGGCGCCACCTGGACCACCGCCGCCATCTGCACCCCTACCGCAGCGACGGCTCGATGACCACGATGACGGTCGTCGCCCACCTCACGGCGGACCCGGACGCGTCGGCCGGCCACCGCGACTGGGAGGCCGCGGGATGA
- a CDS encoding antibiotic biosynthesis monooxygenase family protein — MSGEVRVVVRHVAEDAAAIESAYHRVSKELAGVAGMLGNELWRGMRDDGVFVVVSRWRDAAAFRSWEAGAAHRDSTSPLRPFRDHDGGRPFEIFHVTAAY; from the coding sequence ATGAGCGGGGAGGTCCGGGTGGTCGTCCGGCACGTGGCCGAGGACGCCGCGGCGATCGAGAGCGCCTACCACCGGGTCAGCAAGGAACTGGCCGGTGTGGCGGGCATGCTCGGCAACGAGCTGTGGCGGGGTATGCGCGACGACGGCGTCTTCGTGGTGGTCAGCCGGTGGCGGGACGCGGCCGCGTTCCGCAGCTGGGAGGCCGGCGCCGCACACCGGGACAGCACCTCACCGCTGCGCCCGTTCCGCGACCACGACGGAGGCCGCCCGTTCGAGATCTTCCATGTCACCGCGGCCTACTGA
- a CDS encoding PadR family transcriptional regulator, with product MTYRRSTLALAVLSLLAEVDHQQQPGMHPYKMQRLMKDRGKGEVVNVGQRASLYRTIDRLHRKGLIEVRENSREHNRPERTLYALTDEGRAVWREWMLDALAAPTREYPEFLAAMAFVPLLEPGEVAEQLEKRRTNLATELARLDTQIAASGEWGRLFTLEMECMRATTAAELDWVESVIADLHSGRITWTKEWLAAMAAAHAR from the coding sequence ATGACGTACAGGCGCTCAACGTTGGCTCTGGCGGTGCTGTCCCTGCTGGCCGAGGTGGACCACCAGCAGCAGCCCGGCATGCACCCCTACAAGATGCAGCGGTTGATGAAGGACCGCGGCAAGGGCGAAGTGGTCAACGTGGGCCAGCGGGCCAGCCTCTACCGCACCATCGACCGCCTGCACCGCAAGGGGCTGATCGAGGTGCGGGAGAACAGCCGCGAGCACAACCGCCCCGAGCGGACGCTCTACGCCCTCACGGACGAGGGGCGTGCCGTGTGGCGCGAATGGATGCTCGACGCGCTGGCGGCTCCGACCCGCGAGTACCCGGAGTTCCTGGCCGCCATGGCGTTCGTCCCCCTCCTCGAACCCGGCGAGGTGGCCGAACAACTGGAGAAGCGCCGGACCAACCTCGCCACCGAACTGGCCCGGCTCGACACGCAGATCGCGGCGTCGGGCGAATGGGGCCGGCTGTTCACCCTGGAAATGGAGTGCATGCGGGCCACGACCGCCGCGGAGCTGGACTGGGTGGAATCGGTGATCGCGGACCTGCACTCCGGGCGCATCACCTGGACCAAGGAGTGGCTGGCCGCGATGGCGGCCGCCCACGCCCGCTAG
- a CDS encoding FAD-dependent oxidoreductase — MPGLPLHVIIIGAGTGGLCLAQGLKRAGVSVAVYERDRTRRDGLQGYRVGIDADGKRALRANLSPELYDTFLTTCAQRPLYGNQMTHEKKFLFSAGPEVLKAEDQPSEDDADESVSRMTLRQVLLTGVEDVVHFDKRFTHYEQHADGRVTAFFADGESATGDVLVGAEGANSPVRKQYLPHAKLVDTGLIGITGKTPLTDETRALLPKEVREGVTMVHGPKGFMCILHVMRFKWDEDGKPRVGIGSTDAEALRAWPGMLYDNSRDYIMWGFAASEKWLPKDVTQLRGARIQQLVMEKTTSWHPDYRRIFSLGDPDSSFPLVIRTSEPIDPWKPSSVTLIGDAIHTMTPGRGVGANTALRDARLLTRKLAAASRGELSLLDAVGGYESTMTSYAWDAVIKSRAQMDGHSVMHKGDLLGTLARTGMRTAMRTMNHLPPVKRKMVLAESSFRGAGREDED, encoded by the coding sequence ATGCCCGGTTTACCTTTGCATGTCATCATCATCGGCGCCGGCACGGGCGGGCTCTGCCTCGCGCAGGGCCTCAAGCGGGCGGGCGTCAGCGTCGCGGTGTACGAGCGCGACCGCACCCGCCGCGACGGTCTGCAGGGCTACCGGGTCGGCATCGACGCCGACGGCAAGCGGGCGCTGCGGGCCAACCTGTCACCGGAGCTGTACGACACCTTCCTCACCACCTGCGCCCAACGCCCCCTGTACGGCAACCAGATGACACACGAGAAGAAGTTCCTCTTCTCGGCCGGACCCGAGGTGCTGAAGGCGGAGGACCAGCCGTCGGAGGATGACGCCGACGAGTCGGTGAGCCGCATGACGCTGCGTCAGGTCCTGCTGACGGGCGTGGAGGACGTCGTCCACTTCGACAAGCGCTTCACCCACTACGAGCAGCACGCCGACGGACGGGTCACCGCGTTCTTCGCGGACGGCGAGTCCGCCACCGGCGATGTCCTCGTGGGCGCCGAGGGGGCCAACTCCCCCGTCCGCAAGCAGTATCTGCCGCACGCGAAGCTGGTCGACACCGGGCTGATCGGTATCACCGGCAAGACCCCGCTCACCGACGAGACCCGGGCGCTGCTGCCCAAGGAGGTGAGGGAGGGCGTCACCATGGTGCACGGCCCCAAGGGGTTCATGTGCATCCTGCATGTGATGCGCTTCAAGTGGGACGAGGACGGCAAGCCGCGGGTGGGCATCGGCAGCACCGACGCGGAGGCGCTGCGCGCCTGGCCCGGGATGCTCTACGACAACAGCCGCGACTACATCATGTGGGGCTTCGCCGCGTCGGAGAAGTGGCTGCCGAAGGACGTCACCCAGCTGCGCGGCGCCCGGATCCAGCAGCTCGTGATGGAGAAGACCACCTCGTGGCACCCCGACTACCGGCGGATCTTCTCGCTCGGGGACCCGGACAGCAGCTTCCCCCTGGTGATCCGGACGTCCGAGCCGATCGACCCGTGGAAGCCCAGCAGCGTCACGCTCATCGGTGACGCCATCCACACCATGACGCCGGGCCGCGGGGTGGGCGCCAACACCGCGCTGCGCGACGCCCGGCTGCTCACCCGCAAGCTGGCCGCCGCGAGCCGTGGAGAGCTGTCCCTCCTCGACGCGGTGGGCGGGTACGAGTCCACCATGACGTCCTACGCCTGGGACGCCGTCATCAAGTCCCGGGCCCAGATGGACGGTCACTCCGTCATGCACAAGGGTGATCTGCTCGGCACCCTGGCCCGGACGGGCATGCGCACCGCGATGCGCACGATGAACCATCTGCCGCCGGTCAAGCGCAAGATGGTCCTCGCGGAGAGCTCGTTTCGCGGCGCCGGCCGCGAGGACGAGGACTGA
- a CDS encoding right-handed parallel beta-helix repeat-containing protein codes for MISALILACSAGTAATATAADEHRSGGTTYYVDCSSGNDAKAGTSAGTAWRTLEKVNSVVFRPGDNILFRKGSTCQGQLVPQGSGSAKSPIRVMSYGSGARPKVVAADARAAVYLHNVEGWEIRGLDISDPGGNVTDPRTGIYVELTDYGTGSHYVFDDNYVHDVAGCDCTNPGQPGGGIVFNATGSRKVTGFSGITVTDNTLRDVSGIGIGTSSLWARRALYPDGPGSAYGPDTDIVVERNHLSRLGGDGINITNGQHAMIQHNTVEGFGLKATTDHAGIWSWNSDYTTMQYNTIGGGDAGTFGAFAFDVDGADVGDLYQYNVSHDNSGMMLICSVEGLPSDRPTIRYNISQNDRDVSGGVIILACTKQTNISIYGNTVYAPTADTLWWNVSPDTPLVANNIFVGKPGGSAFKDTTSTFTGNLYQNVSTVPSDAHRAVGDPRFVSPGSATSVDDAAGYKLRKSSPALGSGVQLSQDAPRDFYGNRVPAAHPNMGAYQGAGL; via the coding sequence TTGATCTCAGCCCTCATACTCGCCTGCTCGGCCGGCACCGCGGCCACTGCCACCGCGGCCGACGAGCACCGGTCGGGCGGGACCACCTACTACGTCGACTGTTCCTCGGGGAACGACGCCAAGGCCGGTACCTCTGCCGGCACGGCCTGGCGCACGCTGGAGAAGGTGAACAGCGTCGTCTTCCGCCCCGGGGACAACATCCTCTTCCGCAAGGGCTCCACCTGTCAGGGGCAGCTGGTCCCCCAGGGCTCGGGCTCCGCCAAGTCGCCGATCAGGGTCATGTCCTACGGCTCCGGCGCCCGGCCCAAAGTGGTGGCCGCCGACGCGCGCGCCGCCGTCTACCTGCACAACGTCGAGGGCTGGGAGATCCGCGGCCTGGACATCTCCGACCCGGGCGGCAATGTCACCGACCCCCGCACCGGGATCTACGTCGAGCTGACGGACTACGGCACCGGCTCGCACTACGTCTTCGACGACAACTACGTGCACGACGTGGCCGGATGCGACTGCACCAACCCGGGCCAGCCGGGCGGCGGGATCGTCTTCAACGCGACCGGCTCCCGCAAGGTCACCGGATTCTCCGGGATCACCGTCACCGACAACACCCTGCGCGACGTGAGCGGCATCGGGATCGGGACGTCGTCCCTCTGGGCCCGCCGGGCGCTCTACCCGGACGGACCGGGCAGCGCCTACGGCCCCGACACGGACATCGTGGTGGAGCGGAATCACCTCAGCCGGCTCGGCGGTGACGGGATCAACATCACCAACGGCCAACACGCGATGATCCAGCACAACACCGTCGAGGGGTTCGGTCTCAAGGCGACCACCGACCACGCCGGCATCTGGTCGTGGAACTCCGACTACACGACGATGCAGTACAACACCATCGGCGGTGGCGACGCGGGCACGTTCGGGGCGTTCGCCTTCGATGTCGACGGCGCGGACGTCGGCGACCTGTACCAGTACAACGTCAGCCACGACAACAGCGGGATGATGCTGATCTGCTCGGTCGAGGGGCTGCCGTCGGACCGGCCGACGATCCGCTACAACATCAGCCAGAACGACCGCGACGTCTCCGGTGGCGTGATCATCCTGGCCTGCACCAAGCAGACGAACATCTCGATCTACGGCAACACCGTCTACGCCCCCACGGCCGACACGCTGTGGTGGAACGTCAGCCCGGACACCCCGCTGGTCGCGAACAACATCTTCGTCGGCAAGCCCGGGGGCTCGGCCTTCAAGGACACCACCAGCACCTTCACGGGGAACCTCTACCAGAACGTCTCCACGGTCCCGAGCGACGCGCACCGGGCGGTGGGTGACCCGCGGTTCGTCAGCCCCGGGTCCGCGACGTCCGTCGACGACGCCGCCGGGTACAAGCTGAGGAAGTCCTCCCCGGCGCTGGGCAGCGGGGTCCAGCTGTCCCAGGACGCGCCGCGCGACTTCTACGGCAACCGCGTCCCCGCCGCGCACCCGAACATGGGGGCGTACCAGGGAGCCGGTCTGTGA